A DNA window from Carassius gibelio isolate Cgi1373 ecotype wild population from Czech Republic chromosome A8, carGib1.2-hapl.c, whole genome shotgun sequence contains the following coding sequences:
- the LOC128018688 gene encoding probable G-protein coupled receptor 173, translated as MANGNASSDGLGNPLAAVVSTTGGMMGGAPSSAVSTYVKLVLLGLIICISLVGNLVVSLLVLRDRALHKAPYYFLLDLCLADTIRSAVCFPFVLVSIKNGSAWTYNVLSCKVVAFMAVLFCFHAAFMLFCISVTRYMAIAHHRFYSKRMTFWTCVAVVCMVWTLSVAMAFPPVFDVGTYKFIREEDQCIFEHRYFKANDTLGFMLMLAVLILATHVVYMKLLLFEYKHRKMKPVQMVPAISQNWTFHGPGATGQAAANWIAGFGRGPMPPTLLGIRQNLHNQNRRLLGMEEFKAEKQLGRMFYVITLFFLVLWSPYIVACYWRVFVKACTIPHRYLSTTVWMSFAQAGVNPIICFFLNKDLKKGLLAHLPPCCRTPPQLPREPYCVM; from the coding sequence ATGGCCAACGGAAATGCAAGCAGCGACGGGCTTGGGAACCCCCTGGCGGCCGTGGTGTCCACTACAGGTGGCATGATGGGTGGAGCACCTTCTTCAGCCGTGTCTACCTATGTGAAACTTGTCCTTCTGGGGTTGATCATCTGCATCAGCCTTGTGGGCAACTTAGTGGTATCCCTGCTGGTGTTAAGGGACAGAGCCCTACATAAGGCACCCTACTACTTTCTTCTGGACCTCTGCCTCGCCGACACCATCCGCTCTGCGGTCTGCTTTCCCTTTGTCCTGGTGTCTATCAAGAACGGCTCGGCCTGGACTTACAATGTGCTCAGCTGCAAGGTGGTGGCCTTTATGGCCGTCCTTTTTTGCTTCCATGCTGCCTTCATGCTGTTCTGCATTAGTGTCACACGCTACATGGCCATCGCCCACCACCGCTTCTACTCCAAGCGAATGACCTTCTGGACCTGTGTGGCAGTGGTATGTATGGTCTGGACGCTGTCAGTCGCCATGGCGTTCCCACCCGTCTTTGACGTTGGCACCTACAAGTTTATCCGCGAGGAAGACCAGTGCATCTTTGAACATCGCTACTTCAAGGCTAATGACACTCTAGGCTTCATGCTGATGCTGGCCGTGCTAATCCTGGCTACACACGTGGTCTACATGAAGCTCCTGCTGTTTGAATACAAGCACCGAAAGATGAAGCCGGTCCAGATGGTTCCAGCCATCAGCCAAAACTGGACATTTCATGGACCTGGAGCCACAGGACAGGCGGCTGCAAACTGGATAGCAGGGTTCGGCCGTGGCCCAATGCCTCCCACTTTACTGGGCATTAGGCAGAACTTGCACAACCAGAACAGACGCCTGTTAGGCATGGAGGAGTTTAAGGCAGAGAAGCAGCTTGGCAGGATGTTCTATGTCATCACCTTGTTTTTTCTGGTGCTCTGGTCCCCGTACATTGTGGCCTGTTACTGGCGGGTCTTTGTGAAGGCGTGCACCATCCCACACCGGTATCTTTCCACCACCGTGTGGATGAGTTTCGCCCAAGCGGGCGTGAACCCCATCATCTGCTTTTTCCTCAACAAGGACCTGAAAAAGGGCCTTCTGGCCCACCTGCCTCCCTGCTGTAGAACTCCACCTCAACTACCCCGTGAGCCTTACTGTGTCATGTGA
- the LOC128018689 gene encoding microtubule-associated protein RP/EB family member 1-like isoform X2, whose amino-acid sequence MAVNVFSTSVTSENLSRHDMLTWINESLQMSHAKIEQLCSGAAYCQFMDMLFPSCIPMKKVKFQAKLEHEYIHNFKLLQGSFKKMGVSKIIPVDKLVKGKFQDNFEFVQWFKKFFDANYDGKEYDPVAARQGHEMPSSQSPAAATASKPKKPSSAPQRSATAPKSAPKAAPAPTRGAGTGGGDEEKGALTQMINDLKATIADMEKERDFYFGKLRNIELICQEKEGEGDPSLQKIVDILYATDDGFVIPEDEVGEPEEF is encoded by the exons ATGGCTGTGAACGTGTTCTCCACATCGGTGACAAGTGAAAACCTCAGCCGCCATGACATGCTCACATGGATCAACGAGTCTTTACAGATGAGCCATGCCAAGATCGAGCAACTGTGCTCAG GTGCTGCTTACTGTCAGTTCATGGACATGCTGTTCCCGTCATGTATTCCGATGAAGAAAGTCAAATTCCAGGCCAAACTTGAGCACGAATATATCCATAACTTCAAACTCCTTCAAGGCAGCTTCAAAAAGATGGGTGTTAGCAAA ATTATTCCTGTTGACAAGCTTGTGAAGGGCAAGTTCCAGGATAACTTTGAGTTTGTGCAATGGTTTAAGAAGTTCTTCGATGCAAATTATGATGGAAAGGAATATGATCCGGTGGCAGCTCGGCAGGGACATGAAATGCCCTCCAGTCAGAGTCCAGCAGCAGCTACAGCTAGCAAGCCAAAGAAACCCAGCTCAG CTCCACAGCGTTCAGCCACAGCACCCAAATCTGCACCAAAGGCAGCTCCAGCTCCAACGCGAGGCGCAGGAACAGGCGGCGGCGATGAAGAGAAAGGAGCACTTACTCAGATG ATAAATGACCTGAAGGCTACTATTGCTGACATGGAAAAGGAACGGGATTTCTACTTTGGCAAACTGAGAAACATTGAGCTCATCTGCCAAGAGAAAGAGGGTGAGGGTGATCCTTCACTGCAAAAGATTGTGGATATTCTGTACGCCACAGAT GATGGTTTTGTAATCCCCGAGGATGAGGTGGGCGAACCAGAAGAGTTTTGA
- the LOC128018689 gene encoding microtubule-associated protein RP/EB family member 1-like isoform X1, protein MAVNVFSTSVTSENLSRHDMLTWINESLQMSHAKIEQLCSGAAYCQFMDMLFPSCIPMKKVKFQAKLEHEYIHNFKLLQGSFKKMGVSKIIPVDKLVKGKFQDNFEFVQWFKKFFDANYDGKEYDPVAARQGHEMPSSQSPAAATASKPKKPSSDTGVTPAVKPMAPVAPQRSATAPKSAPKAAPAPTRGAGTGGGDEEKGALTQMINDLKATIADMEKERDFYFGKLRNIELICQEKEGEGDPSLQKIVDILYATDDGFVIPEDEVGEPEEF, encoded by the exons ATGGCTGTGAACGTGTTCTCCACATCGGTGACAAGTGAAAACCTCAGCCGCCATGACATGCTCACATGGATCAACGAGTCTTTACAGATGAGCCATGCCAAGATCGAGCAACTGTGCTCAG GTGCTGCTTACTGTCAGTTCATGGACATGCTGTTCCCGTCATGTATTCCGATGAAGAAAGTCAAATTCCAGGCCAAACTTGAGCACGAATATATCCATAACTTCAAACTCCTTCAAGGCAGCTTCAAAAAGATGGGTGTTAGCAAA ATTATTCCTGTTGACAAGCTTGTGAAGGGCAAGTTCCAGGATAACTTTGAGTTTGTGCAATGGTTTAAGAAGTTCTTCGATGCAAATTATGATGGAAAGGAATATGATCCGGTGGCAGCTCGGCAGGGACATGAAATGCCCTCCAGTCAGAGTCCAGCAGCAGCTACAGCTAGCAAGCCAAAGAAACCCAGCTCAG ACACAGGCGTCACACCTGCAGTCAAGCCTATGGCCCCTGTTG CTCCACAGCGTTCAGCCACAGCACCCAAATCTGCACCAAAGGCAGCTCCAGCTCCAACGCGAGGCGCAGGAACAGGCGGCGGCGATGAAGAGAAAGGAGCACTTACTCAGATG ATAAATGACCTGAAGGCTACTATTGCTGACATGGAAAAGGAACGGGATTTCTACTTTGGCAAACTGAGAAACATTGAGCTCATCTGCCAAGAGAAAGAGGGTGAGGGTGATCCTTCACTGCAAAAGATTGTGGATATTCTGTACGCCACAGAT GATGGTTTTGTAATCCCCGAGGATGAGGTGGGCGAACCAGAAGAGTTTTGA